Proteins encoded by one window of Papio anubis isolate 15944 chromosome 7, Panubis1.0, whole genome shotgun sequence:
- the LOC116268520 gene encoding beta-1,3-galactosyl-O-glycosyl-glycoprotein beta-1,6-N-acetylglucosaminyltransferase 3, whose translation MVQWKRLCRQHYLWALGCYMLLAIVALKLSLRLKCDSDHLGLESREFQSQYCRNILYNSLKLPAKRSINCSGITRGDPEAVFQAILNNLEVKKKREPFTDTHYLSLTRDCERFKAERKFIQFPLSKEEVEFPIAYSMVIHEKIENFERLLRAVYAPQNIYCIHVDEKSPETFKEAVKAIISCFPNVFIASKLVRVIYASWSRVQADLNCMEDLLQSSVPWKYFLNTCGTDFPLKSNAEMVQALKMLNGRNSMETEVPPKHKQTRWEYHFEVVGDTLHLTNKKKDPPPYNLTMFTGNAYIVASRDFVQHVLKNPKSQQLIEWVKDTYSPDEHLWATLQRARWMPGSVPNHPKYDISDMTSIARLVKWQDHEGDIDKGAPYAPCSGIHQRAICVYGAGDLHWMLQNHHLLANKFDPKVDDNALQCLEEYLRYKAIYGTEL comes from the coding sequence ATGGTTCAATGGAAGAGACTCTGCCGGCAGCATTACTTGTGGGCCCTGGGCTGCTATATGCTGCTGGCCATTGTGGCTCTGAAACTTTCTTTAAGGTTGAAGTGTGACTCTGACCACTTGGGTCTGGAGTCCAGGGAATTTCAAAGCCAGTACTGTAGGAATATCTTGTATAATTCCCTGAAACTGCCAGCAAAGAGGTCTATCAACTGTTCAGGGATCACCCGAGGGGACCCAGAAGCCGTGTTTCAGGCTATTCTGAATAACCTGGAGGTCAAGAAGAAGCGGGAGCCTTTTACAGACACCCACTATCTCTCCCTCACCAGAGACTGTGAACGCTTCAAGGCGGAAAGGAAGTTCATACAGTTCCCACTGAGCAAAGAAGAGGTGGAGTTCCCTATTGCGTACTCTATGGTGATTCATGAGAAGATTGAAAACTTTGAAAGGCTACTGCGAGCTGTGTATGCCCCTCAGAACATATACTGCATCCACGTGGATGAGAAGTCCCCAGAAACTTTCAAAGAGGCAGTCAAAGCAATTATTTCATGCTTCCCAAATGTCTTCATAGCCAGTAAGCTGGTTCGGGTGATTTACGCCTCCTGGTCCAGGGTGCAGGCTGACCTCAACTGCATGGAAGACTTGCTCCAGAGCTCAGTGCCATGGAAATACTTCCTGAATACATGCGGGACAGACTTTCCTCTAAAGAGCAATGCCGAGATGGTCCAGGCTCTCAAGATGTTGAATGGGAGGAATAGCATGGAGACAGAGGTACCTCCCAAGCACAAACAAACCCGCTGGGAATATCACTTTGAGGTAGTGGGGGACACATTACACCTAACCAACAAGAAGAAGGATCCTCCCCCTTATAATTTAACTATGTTTACAGGGAATGCGTATATTGTGGCTTCCCGAGATTTTGTCCAACATGTTTTGAAGAACCCTAAATCCCAACAACTGATTGAATGGGTAAAAGACACCTATAGCCCTGATGAACACCTCTGGGCCACCCTTCAGCGTGCACGGTGGATGCCTGGCTCTGTTCCCAACCACCCCAAGTATGACATCTCAGACATGActtctattgccaggctggtcaaGTGGCAGGATCATGAGGGAGACATCGATAAGGGTGCTCCTTATGCCCCTTGCTCTGGAATCCACCAGCGGGCTATCTGTGTTTATGGGGCTGGGGACTTGCACTGGATGCTTCAAAACCATCACCTGTTGGCCAACAAGTTTGACCCAAAGGTAGATGATAATGCTCTTCAGTGCTTAGAAGAGTACCTACGTTATAAGGCCATCTATGGGACTGAACTTTGA